TCACCAAGGAGAACGTGGCCGAGTACCTGCCGCTGGGATTCGAGTCCTGATGAGTCAATCCGATGGGCCGACGCTGGGGATCGGCATGGTCGGGTACGCCTTCATGGGCCGGGTGCATTCCCAGGCCTGGCGCAGTGTGTCGGCGTTCTTCGATCTGCCGGCCCGGCCGGTGATGGCCGCGTTGTGCGGCCGGTCGGCGGACGGGACGGCGGCGGCGGCCGAGCAGATGGGCTGGGCGGCGACCGAGACCGACTGGCGCAAGCTGATCGCCCGCGACGACGTGGCTGTGGTGGACATCTGCACGCCGGGTGACTCGCATGCCGAGATCGCGATCGCCGCGTTGGAGGCCGGTAAGCACGTGTTGTGTGAGAAGCCTCTGGCCAACACGGTCGCCGAGGCTGAGGCGATGGCGGCGGCGGCGCGCTCAGCGGCCGAGCGGGGGGTGTATGCGATGGTGGCGTTCAACTACCGTCGGGTGCCGGCCATCGCTCAGGCCGCCCGCTGGGTGGCCGAGGGCCGGCTGGGCGCCATCCGGCACGTGCGGGCGCAGTACTTGCAGGACTGGATCGTCGATCCGGAGTTCCCGCTGGTGTGGCGGCTGCGAAAGGAGCTGGCCGGCTCGGGGGCGCTGGGTGACATCGGCGCGCACATCATCGACACCGCGCAGTTCATCACCGGTCAGAGGTTGACGCAGGTGTCGGGGTTGACCGAGACGTTCATCACGCACCGCCCGCTGGCCGGGGTGTCGGCCGGGTTGTCGGCCGATACCGGCAACGGAAGCGGCGCGGAGATGGGTGAGGTCGACGTCGATGACGCGGCGTTGTTCGTGGGCCGGCTCAGTGGCGGCGCCTTGGCGTCGTTCGAGGCGACCCGGTTCGCCACGGGGCGTAAGAACGCGTTGCGGATCGAGGTCAACGGCTCGAAGGCGAGTGTGGCGTTCGATTTCGAGGCGATGAACGAGTTGTGGTTCCACGATCACGCGTTGCCCGCCGAGGAGGCGGGTTTCCGCCGGGTGCTGGTCACCGAGGCGGGGCATCCGTACGCGGGGGCGTGGTGGCCGCCGGGTCATGGCCTGGGTTATGAGCACACCTTCACTCACGAGGTGAAGGACTTCGTCGAGGCGATCGCGTCGGGTATCGCTCCGGCGCCGTCGTTCGACGACGGGTTGAACGTTCAGCGTGTGCTGGCCGCGGTCGAGCGCAGCGCCGCCGACCAGAGCCGGTTGACGGCGATCGAGGAGGTATGACGGAGCCCGCCCCCCGTGGGGCGCACACCCCATGAGCGGGTCCCGTCACCCGCGTGGTGCGCGCGCGAACTGAGCTCGCGCACCACGCGGCCCACAATCTGTGACATGGAGGACATATGAGCAGGCCGATCACCTTGTTCACCGGCCAGTGGGCCGACCTGCCGTTCGAGGAGGTCTGCCGCCTGGCCTCGGGCTGGGGATACGACGGCTTGGAGATCGCCTGCTGGGGCGATCACTTCGAGGTCGACAAGGCCCTCAGCGACGACGACTACATCCCCCGCAAGCAGGAACTGCTCGCCAAGCACAACCTGTCGGTGTACACCATCTCCAACCACCTGGTCGGCCAGGCCGTCTGCGACAACCCCATCGACGCCCGCCACCAGGGCATCCTGCCCGCCCGCCTCTGGGGCAACGGCGACCCCGAGCAGGTCCGCCGCAACGCCGCCGAAGAGATCAAGAACACCGCCCGCGCCGCCGCCAAACTCGGCGTCGACACCGTGGTCGGCTTCACCGGCTCCTCCATCTGGCACACCCTGGCCATGTTCCCCCCGGTCCCGCCCCAGATGATCGAGGACGGCTACGCCGACTTCGCCGACCGGTGGAACCCGATCCTCGACGTCTTCGACGAGGTCGGCGTCCGCTTCGCCCACGAGGTCCACCCCAGCGAGATCGCCTACGACTACCACACCACCGTGCGCACCCTGGAGGCCATCGGCCACCGCCCCGCGTTCGGCCTGAACTGGGACCCCTCCCACATGGTGTGGCAGGAGATCGACCCGGTCGCCTTCATCCTGGACTTCGCCGACCGCATCTACCACGTCGACTGCAAGGACGCCAAGGTCCGCACCGGCGACGGCCGCCGCGGCCGCCTCGCCTCCCACCTGCCCTGGGCCGACCTGCGCCGCGGATGGGACTTCGTCTCCACCGGCCGCGGCGACGTCCCCTGGGAGGACTGCTTCCGCGCCCTCAACGCGATCGGCTACGCCGGACCGATCTCCATCGAGTGGGAGGACGCCGGCATGGACCGCCTCGACGGCGCCCCCGACGCCCTGGCCGTCATCCGCAAACTCAACGCCATCACCCCGCCCTCCACCGCCTTCGACGCCGCCTTCTCCTCGGACTGAAACCCCCCGGAGCGAAACCCCCGGTGCGAAACCCTCGGAGGGGACCTCCGGTCGCAGCGCGCACGGTGATACGGCCGGGCCGCCGGGCCGCCCCGCTCAGGTGGGCGGCCCGGCCGGTGGTCGGCGCCGGGTTCCGAAGGTGCCGGTCTCAGTCCAGGACGACGATCTGGCGCAGGACCTCGCCGCCCCTGAGCGCCGCCACGGCGTCGTTGAGGTCGGCCAGCCTGATGCGGGAGCTGATCATGCTCTCCAGGTCGAGGCTGCCAGCCTTGTAGAGCCCGGCGAGGAACGGGAAGTCGCGCCGGACGTCCGAGCCGCCGTACAGCGAGCTGAGGATGTTCTTGCCCTCGAACAGCAGGTTGAAGGCGCTCAGCGGGACGTTGTCGTCCATCGCGCCCGCGCCCACCACGATCGTGTCGCCGCCC
This region of Streptosporangium sp. NBC_01495 genomic DNA includes:
- a CDS encoding sugar phosphate isomerase/epimerase family protein codes for the protein MSRPITLFTGQWADLPFEEVCRLASGWGYDGLEIACWGDHFEVDKALSDDDYIPRKQELLAKHNLSVYTISNHLVGQAVCDNPIDARHQGILPARLWGNGDPEQVRRNAAEEIKNTARAAAKLGVDTVVGFTGSSIWHTLAMFPPVPPQMIEDGYADFADRWNPILDVFDEVGVRFAHEVHPSEIAYDYHTTVRTLEAIGHRPAFGLNWDPSHMVWQEIDPVAFILDFADRIYHVDCKDAKVRTGDGRRGRLASHLPWADLRRGWDFVSTGRGDVPWEDCFRALNAIGYAGPISIEWEDAGMDRLDGAPDALAVIRKLNAITPPSTAFDAAFSSD
- a CDS encoding Gfo/Idh/MocA family protein, whose translation is MSQSDGPTLGIGMVGYAFMGRVHSQAWRSVSAFFDLPARPVMAALCGRSADGTAAAAEQMGWAATETDWRKLIARDDVAVVDICTPGDSHAEIAIAALEAGKHVLCEKPLANTVAEAEAMAAAARSAAERGVYAMVAFNYRRVPAIAQAARWVAEGRLGAIRHVRAQYLQDWIVDPEFPLVWRLRKELAGSGALGDIGAHIIDTAQFITGQRLTQVSGLTETFITHRPLAGVSAGLSADTGNGSGAEMGEVDVDDAALFVGRLSGGALASFEATRFATGRKNALRIEVNGSKASVAFDFEAMNELWFHDHALPAEEAGFRRVLVTEAGHPYAGAWWPPGHGLGYEHTFTHEVKDFVEAIASGIAPAPSFDDGLNVQRVLAAVERSAADQSRLTAIEEV